Proteins encoded in a region of the Neodiprion lecontei isolate iyNeoLeco1 chromosome 5, iyNeoLeco1.1, whole genome shotgun sequence genome:
- the LOC107226491 gene encoding uncharacterized protein LOC107226491, which translates to MPPGNYYHFGLANALTKSVLKYYMPEDFPSEIKFDINVDGPPLTKSSGSQFWPILTAVEAPFHTEPCIVGIYHGNEKPLDSNDLLQYFVEDALKVCGSGIDIQGHKISCGIGVFICDAPAKAYITDTKGHNAYFGCSKCMREGEFKVNRLTYPETGATLRTDLKIRMVSQFPLDYLHLICLGIMKKLLQFRVKGKKNVRMTNSQLKLATAHLMSLVTSIPKEFARKPRPLKQVNRYKAPKPR; encoded by the coding sequence ATGCCACCaggtaattattatcattttggtTTAGCCAACGCTTTAACCAAATCTGTTCTCAAGTATTACATGCCTGAAGATTTTCCATCGGAAATCAAATTCGATATTAACGTTGATGGACCACCGCTGACCAAAAGTTCCGGAAGCCAATTTTGGCCAATTTTAACAGCAGTTGAGGCACCTTTTCACACTGAACCTTGTATCGTGGGCATATACCATGGAAATGAGAAGCCTTTGGATTCCAATGACCTTTTGCAATATTTTGTGGAGGATGCTCTAAAAGTCTGTGGATCGGGCATAGATATACAAGGCCATAAAATATCATGTGGAATTGGTGTCTTCATATGTGATGCACCGGCAAAAGCCTACATCACTGATACAAAGGGACATAATGCATACTTTGGGTGTAGCAAATGTATGCGAGAAGGTGAATTCAAGGTGAACCGGCTGACATACCCTGAAACTGGTGCTACTTTGAGGacagatttaaaaatacgAATGGTTAGCCAGTTCCCATTGGATTATCTACATCTCATATGCCTCGGTATTATGAAAAAGTTGCTTCAGTTTAGggtaaaaggaaagaaaaatgttcgTATGACTAATTCACAACTGAAGTTAGCCACTGCTCACTTAATGTCATTAGTTACATCAATACCCAAAGAATTTGCAAGAAAGCCAAGACCATTAAAACAGGTTAATCGGTACAAAGCACCAAAGCCAAGATAA